One genomic region from Amycolatopsis sp. FBCC-B4732 encodes:
- a CDS encoding vitamin B12-dependent ribonucleotide reductase: MTETVGTGTGAAAGKKSKAAGGLSVKRVFTTEGQHPYDQVTWEQRDVVMTNWRDGSVNFEQRGVEFPDFWSVNATNIVTSKYFRGAVGSPQRERSLKQLIDRVVKTYVKAASDHGYFTSPQDLEIFEHELTWMLLHQVFSFNSPVWFNVGTASKQQVSACQPYDALVSTPGGAVPIGRFVELDAVGAKVYDAHGLTKVVATKANGIKEVLRVTTKSGHVLDVTADHLVWRASAGGGKFVPAGELRVGDQLEWHRRAAFGEEEIRETDIAEAALAGWLQSDGFVGQYEGTNRSLTIEAMTVNDAELSWVRNALDRVFPDVHRHERAVETQDETLDCRRTRLYGNVLENFVEAWGLRARGVDMVVPEFLYTAPLPVVAAYLRSLFQAEGYVSARERSTLVALDMIGEDLVRGLQQLLARFGIFARVGRKKESRPDRHDLWGIRIQNAGDRRIFADEIGFVDPVKTAKLEASFEKPGLAAHERKRLEIAAIETRGELPVYDIQTESGEYLSGNLRVHNCFILAVDDTIESILNWYREEGLIFKGGSGAGLNLSRIRSSKELLTSGGTASGPVSFMRGADASAGTIKSGGATRRAAKMVVLDIDHPDIEEFVRTKAREEEKIKVLRDAGFDMDLSGADISSVQYQNANNSVRVSDEFMQAVENGTDFGLRARLTGEVIDRTDAKKLFRGVAQAAWECADPGIQYDGTINDWHTCPESGRITASNPCSEYMHLDNSSCNLASLNLLKFVTPEGTFDAPLFARAVEFVITAMDVSICFADFPTEPIADTTRKFRQLGIGYANLGALLMALGHAYDSDGGRALAASITSLMTGVSYRRSAEMAQAVGAYEGYARNAESHQRVMRKHAAANELVRTYHSNDAAVRALATQEWKKGIDIGTKHGWRNAQASVLAPTGTIGFMMDCDTTGIEPDFSLVKFKKLVGGGSMQIVNQTVPRALEALGYQAEQVEAIVEFVAQNGHVVDAPGLRPEHYEVFDCAVGERSIAPMGHVRMMAAVQPFLSGAISKTVNMPESATVEEVEEIYFQGWKLGLKALAIYRDNCKVGQPLSTAKKDKAVAEPEKVVEYRPVRKRLPKKRPSQTVSFTVGGAEGYLTAGSYPDDGLGEIFVKLGKQGSTLAGVMDAFSMSISVGLQHGIPLEFYVSKFSNLRFEPAGMTDDPDIRIATSVMDYLFRRLALDYLPHEKRTQLGILSADERSAEVEANYGTPSNVDLEALQSTVDSSPEPHAEETGHPHREAQTTTELMELRLGKAADAPLCMTCGTKMRPAGSCYACEGCGATSGCS; the protein is encoded by the coding sequence ATGACCGAAACCGTGGGAACCGGGACCGGCGCGGCCGCCGGCAAGAAGAGCAAGGCAGCCGGCGGGCTGAGCGTGAAGCGCGTCTTCACCACCGAAGGGCAGCACCCCTACGACCAGGTGACCTGGGAACAGCGCGACGTCGTGATGACGAACTGGCGCGACGGCTCGGTCAACTTCGAGCAGCGCGGCGTGGAGTTCCCCGACTTCTGGTCGGTCAACGCCACCAACATCGTCACCAGCAAGTACTTCCGCGGCGCCGTCGGCAGCCCGCAGCGCGAGCGCAGCCTCAAGCAGCTCATCGACCGGGTCGTGAAGACCTACGTCAAGGCCGCGAGCGACCACGGCTACTTCACCTCGCCGCAGGACCTCGAAATCTTCGAGCACGAGCTCACCTGGATGCTGCTGCACCAGGTCTTCAGCTTCAACTCCCCGGTCTGGTTCAACGTCGGCACGGCGTCGAAGCAGCAGGTCAGCGCGTGTCAGCCGTACGACGCCCTGGTGAGCACCCCCGGCGGCGCGGTACCGATCGGCCGCTTCGTCGAGCTGGACGCCGTGGGTGCCAAGGTCTACGACGCGCACGGGCTGACCAAGGTCGTCGCCACCAAGGCGAACGGGATCAAGGAAGTCCTGCGAGTCACGACGAAGTCGGGGCACGTCCTGGACGTCACGGCCGATCACCTCGTGTGGCGTGCGAGTGCGGGCGGCGGGAAGTTCGTGCCCGCCGGCGAGCTGCGGGTCGGGGACCAGCTCGAATGGCACCGCCGCGCCGCTTTCGGTGAAGAGGAGATCAGGGAAACCGACATCGCCGAAGCCGCGCTGGCGGGCTGGTTGCAGTCGGACGGTTTCGTCGGGCAGTACGAAGGCACGAACCGCTCGCTCACCATCGAAGCGATGACCGTGAACGACGCCGAGCTGAGCTGGGTGCGCAACGCGCTCGACCGCGTCTTCCCGGACGTCCACCGCCACGAACGTGCCGTCGAAACCCAGGACGAGACACTCGACTGCCGCCGAACCCGGCTCTACGGCAACGTCCTCGAGAACTTCGTCGAGGCCTGGGGCTTGCGTGCTCGCGGCGTCGACATGGTGGTGCCGGAGTTCCTGTACACGGCGCCGCTTCCGGTCGTGGCCGCGTACCTGCGGAGCCTCTTCCAGGCGGAGGGCTACGTTTCCGCGCGGGAGCGGTCCACCTTGGTCGCGCTGGACATGATCGGTGAAGACCTGGTCCGTGGTCTCCAGCAGCTGCTGGCCCGGTTCGGCATCTTCGCCCGGGTGGGCCGTAAGAAGGAGAGCCGGCCGGATCGGCACGACCTCTGGGGCATCCGGATCCAGAACGCCGGTGACCGGCGGATCTTCGCGGACGAGATCGGCTTCGTCGATCCGGTGAAGACCGCGAAGCTGGAGGCGTCGTTCGAAAAGCCCGGCCTGGCCGCCCACGAGCGGAAGCGGCTGGAGATCGCCGCGATCGAAACCCGTGGCGAGCTGCCGGTCTACGACATCCAGACGGAATCCGGCGAATACCTTTCCGGGAACCTCCGGGTCCACAACTGTTTCATCCTCGCCGTCGACGACACGATAGAGTCGATCCTCAACTGGTACCGCGAAGAGGGCCTGATCTTCAAGGGCGGCTCCGGCGCGGGCCTGAACCTCTCCCGCATCCGGTCCTCGAAGGAACTGCTCACCTCCGGCGGCACCGCGTCGGGCCCGGTCTCGTTCATGCGCGGCGCCGACGCGTCCGCGGGCACCATCAAGTCCGGCGGCGCCACCCGGCGCGCGGCGAAGATGGTCGTGCTCGACATCGACCACCCGGACATCGAAGAGTTCGTCCGGACGAAGGCCCGCGAAGAGGAGAAGATCAAGGTCCTCCGCGACGCCGGGTTCGACATGGACCTCTCCGGCGCGGACATCTCCTCGGTGCAGTACCAGAACGCGAACAACTCGGTCCGCGTGTCCGACGAGTTCATGCAGGCGGTCGAGAACGGCACCGACTTCGGCCTGCGCGCCCGGCTCACCGGCGAGGTGATCGACCGGACCGACGCGAAGAAGCTGTTCCGCGGCGTCGCGCAGGCCGCGTGGGAGTGCGCCGACCCCGGCATCCAGTACGACGGCACGATCAACGACTGGCACACCTGCCCGGAGTCGGGCCGGATCACCGCGTCGAACCCGTGCAGCGAGTACATGCACCTCGACAACTCGAGTTGCAACCTCGCGTCGCTCAACCTGCTCAAGTTCGTCACGCCCGAGGGCACGTTCGACGCGCCGCTGTTCGCCCGCGCGGTCGAGTTCGTCATCACCGCGATGGACGTCTCGATCTGCTTCGCGGACTTCCCGACCGAGCCGATCGCCGACACCACGCGGAAGTTCCGCCAGCTCGGCATCGGCTACGCGAACCTCGGCGCGCTGCTGATGGCGCTGGGCCACGCGTACGACTCCGACGGCGGCCGCGCGCTCGCGGCGTCGATCACGTCGCTGATGACGGGTGTTTCCTACCGCCGCTCGGCCGAAATGGCCCAGGCGGTCGGCGCGTACGAGGGCTACGCGCGCAACGCCGAATCGCACCAGCGCGTGATGCGCAAGCACGCGGCGGCGAACGAGCTCGTCCGCACCTACCACTCGAACGACGCCGCGGTCCGCGCGCTGGCGACGCAAGAGTGGAAGAAGGGCATCGACATCGGCACGAAGCACGGCTGGCGCAACGCGCAGGCGTCCGTGCTCGCGCCCACCGGCACCATCGGCTTCATGATGGACTGCGACACGACCGGCATCGAGCCGGACTTCTCGCTGGTCAAGTTCAAGAAGCTCGTCGGCGGCGGCTCGATGCAGATCGTCAACCAGACGGTGCCGCGCGCGCTCGAAGCGCTGGGTTACCAGGCCGAGCAGGTCGAGGCGATCGTCGAGTTCGTCGCGCAGAACGGCCACGTCGTCGACGCGCCGGGCCTGCGTCCCGAGCACTACGAGGTGTTCGACTGCGCGGTCGGCGAGCGCTCGATCGCGCCGATGGGCCACGTCCGGATGATGGCCGCGGTGCAGCCGTTCCTGTCGGGCGCCATCTCGAAGACGGTCAACATGCCGGAGTCGGCGACGGTCGAAGAGGTCGAGGAGATCTACTTCCAGGGCTGGAAGCTCGGCCTCAAGGCCCTCGCGATCTACCGCGACAACTGCAAGGTCGGCCAGCCGCTGTCGACGGCCAAGAAGGACAAGGCCGTGGCGGAGCCGGAGAAGGTCGTCGAGTACCGCCCGGTCCGCAAGCGCCTGCCGAAGAAGCGCCCGAGCCAGACGGTGTCGTTCACGGTCGGCGGCGCGGAGGGCTACCTGACGGCGGGTTCGTACCCGGACGACGGCCTCGGCGAGATCTTCGTCAAGCTGGGCAAGCAGGGTTCGACCCTGGCGGGCGTGATGGACGCGTTCTCGATGTCCATTTCGGTCGGCCTCCAGCACGGCATCCCGCTCGAGTTCTACGTCTCGAAGTTCTCGAACCTGCGCTTCGAGCCGGCCGGCATGACCGACGACCCGGACATCCGCATCGCGACGAGCGTGATGGACTACCTCTTCCGCCGCCTGGCCCTGGACTACCTGCCGCACGAAAAGCGCACGCAGCTGGGCATCCTGTCGGCGGACGAGCGCTCGGCGGAGGTCGAGGCGAACTACGGCACGCCGTCGAACGTCGACCTCGAGGCCCTGCAGTCCACAGTGGACTCCTCGCCGGAGCCGCACGCGGAGGAAACGGGCCACCCCCACCGCGAAGCCCAGACGACGACGGAGCTGATGGAGCTCCGCCTCGGCAAGGCCGCGGACGCCCCGCTGTGCATGACGTGCGGAACGAAGATGCGCCCGGCAGGCTCGTGCTACGCCTGCGAGGGCTGCGGCGCGACTTCGGGTTGTAGCTGA
- the nrdR gene encoding transcriptional regulator NrdR translates to MRCPFCRHADSRVVDSREVDEGQAIRRRRSCASCGRRFTTSETMVLAVVKRSGVTEQFSRDKVVSGVRRACQGRPVDDDALQQLAQRVEESIRSAGLAEIPSHEVGLAILGPLRELDGVAYLRFASVYRSFSSVEDFEKEIADLREAMAGSAAPEESDQREDGD, encoded by the coding sequence ATGAGGTGCCCGTTCTGCCGGCATGCGGACTCCCGGGTCGTCGACTCCCGAGAGGTGGATGAAGGCCAGGCGATCCGCAGGCGGCGCTCGTGCGCGTCGTGCGGACGGCGGTTCACGACGTCGGAGACGATGGTGCTCGCCGTCGTCAAGCGGTCCGGGGTCACCGAACAGTTCAGCCGGGACAAGGTGGTGAGCGGCGTCCGCCGCGCCTGCCAGGGCAGGCCGGTCGACGACGACGCGCTGCAGCAGCTCGCGCAGCGCGTGGAGGAGTCGATCCGCTCCGCCGGTCTGGCGGAGATCCCGAGTCACGAGGTCGGCCTGGCCATCCTGGGCCCGCTGCGTGAGCTCGACGGGGTCGCCTACCTCCGGTTCGCCAGCGTCTACCGCTCCTTCTCGTCCGTCGAGGACTTCGAGAAGGAGATCGCCGATCTGCGTGAGGCCATGGCGGGTTCTGCTGCTCCGGAGGAGAGCGATCAGCGCGAAGACGGCGATTGA
- a CDS encoding LysM peptidoglycan-binding domain-containing protein — protein MSILAERGPMRPATPVPAQPRPVHVLRGRRGEVQRPPTRARVVAGRRPAGSPCAAPRRVPVRWPWLAALGVASCLVVAGLGLLGGGTPGAPVPARTATVSVEQGDTLSSLAARFAPESEPGAVVARIKELNRLDQAVLVPGLPLTVPVADAP, from the coding sequence ATGTCCATTCTGGCCGAACGCGGGCCGATGCGCCCGGCGACTCCGGTCCCGGCGCAGCCCCGCCCCGTGCACGTGCTGCGCGGCCGCCGCGGCGAAGTGCAGCGCCCGCCGACCCGCGCCCGGGTCGTGGCGGGCCGCCGCCCGGCCGGCTCGCCCTGCGCGGCGCCCCGCCGGGTGCCGGTGCGGTGGCCGTGGCTCGCCGCGCTCGGCGTCGCGAGCTGCCTGGTGGTCGCCGGTCTCGGCCTGCTGGGCGGCGGCACCCCGGGTGCCCCGGTGCCCGCGCGGACCGCGACGGTGTCGGTCGAGCAGGGCGACACGCTCTCTTCGCTGGCCGCGCGCTTCGCGCCGGAGAGCGAGCCGGGTGCGGTCGTCGCCCGGATCAAGGAGCTCAACCGCCTGGACCAAGCCGTCCTCGTACCCGGGCTGCCCCTCACAGTCCCGGTCGCCGACGCACCCTGA
- the lexA gene encoding transcriptional repressor LexA, whose amino-acid sequence MPEVYDVDETLTVRQQQVLDVIRSWVSRFGYPPSVREIGEAVGLTSTSSVSHQLRALQRKGYLRRDANRPRAVGVLSATDDNPMGIEMDQQPVMPKAAYVPLVGRIAAGGPVLAEQAIEDVFPLPREIVGEGELFLLKVTGDSMIDAAITDGDWVVVRQQPDADNGEIVAAMIDGEATVKTFKRKNGHIWLMPHNEAYEPIPGDDATVLGKVVAVLRRL is encoded by the coding sequence ATGCCCGAGGTGTACGACGTGGACGAGACCCTCACCGTCCGCCAGCAGCAGGTCCTCGACGTGATCCGCTCGTGGGTGAGCCGCTTCGGCTACCCGCCGAGCGTCCGTGAAATCGGTGAAGCGGTCGGGCTGACGTCGACGTCGTCGGTCTCCCACCAGCTGCGCGCCCTGCAGCGCAAGGGTTACCTGCGCCGGGACGCGAACCGCCCGCGCGCGGTCGGGGTGCTCTCGGCGACCGACGACAACCCCATGGGCATCGAGATGGACCAGCAGCCGGTCATGCCGAAGGCGGCGTACGTGCCGCTGGTCGGCCGGATCGCCGCCGGTGGCCCGGTGCTGGCCGAGCAGGCCATCGAGGACGTCTTCCCGCTGCCGCGGGAGATCGTCGGCGAGGGCGAGCTGTTCCTGCTCAAGGTCACCGGCGACTCGATGATCGACGCGGCCATCACCGACGGCGACTGGGTCGTGGTCCGGCAGCAGCCGGACGCGGACAACGGCGAGATCGTCGCGGCGATGATCGACGGCGAGGCCACGGTCAAGACGTTCAAGCGCAAGAACGGCCACATCTGGCTGATGCCGCACAACGAGGCGTACGAGCCGATCCCCGGCGACGACGCGACGGTGCTCGGCAAGGTCGTGGCCGTGCTCCGCAGGCTTTAA
- a CDS encoding esterase-like activity of phytase family protein has product MRWVVAFAAVSLALLSGPVPAWAAPAPEPLCTMKDSRIGELSGLVSDGSKLYAINDGGTKAQVFVLGRDCKVQKVLSDKTDPFDVEDLARTPDGTLWLSDTGDNLKGRLTVALLEMSPAGKVTLHRLTYPDGQHDTEALLMDKSGTPYLITKDVLGEARVYRPSGPLASPGPTNLEKVGSLKIETTDTQGGPVGSIGSVLVTGAASMADGSVVALRTYTDAYVYSVPDGDLLAALQRNPVRIPLPGEKQGEAIAFDPDGTLISGSEGVGQPLRAVRGAAALAAQSGAPAEGTTSTGAGASSGSGDGAGLPVLPAAGITLAVVGVGWFGFSRLRRRSRR; this is encoded by the coding sequence GTGCGCTGGGTGGTCGCTTTCGCGGCGGTTTCGCTGGCTTTGCTGAGCGGGCCCGTCCCGGCTTGGGCGGCTCCGGCTCCGGAGCCGCTGTGCACGATGAAGGACTCGCGGATCGGCGAGCTGTCCGGTCTGGTTTCCGACGGCTCGAAGCTCTACGCGATCAACGACGGCGGCACCAAGGCCCAGGTGTTCGTGCTCGGGCGCGACTGCAAGGTGCAGAAGGTCCTCAGCGACAAGACCGACCCGTTCGACGTCGAGGACCTGGCCCGCACGCCCGACGGGACGCTGTGGCTGTCGGACACCGGCGACAACCTGAAGGGGCGGCTGACGGTCGCCCTGCTGGAAATGAGCCCGGCCGGCAAGGTCACGCTGCACCGCCTCACCTACCCCGACGGCCAGCACGACACCGAAGCGCTGCTGATGGACAAGTCGGGGACGCCGTACCTGATCACCAAGGACGTCCTGGGCGAGGCCCGCGTCTACCGGCCTTCCGGGCCGCTGGCCAGCCCGGGCCCGACGAACCTGGAGAAGGTCGGCTCGCTGAAGATCGAGACGACGGACACCCAGGGCGGGCCGGTCGGGTCGATCGGTTCGGTGCTGGTCACCGGCGCCGCTTCGATGGCGGACGGCAGTGTCGTCGCGCTGCGGACGTACACCGACGCCTACGTCTACTCGGTTCCGGACGGCGACCTCCTGGCCGCCTTGCAACGCAACCCCGTCCGGATCCCGTTGCCGGGGGAGAAGCAGGGCGAAGCGATCGCGTTCGACCCCGACGGCACGTTGATTTCCGGTAGCGAAGGGGTGGGCCAGCCCCTCCGCGCGGTGCGGGGCGCGGCGGCTCTGGCCGCGCAGTCCGGCGCACCGGCGGAGGGGACGACCTCGACCGGCGCCGGCGCTTCGTCCGGCTCGGGGGACGGGGCCGGGCTCCCCGTCCTGCCCGCTGCCGGGATCACGCTGGCGGTGGTCGGTGTCGGCTGGTTCGGCTTCAGCAGACTGCGTCGCCGTTCTCGCCGCTGA
- the hflX gene encoding GTPase HflX, producing the protein MTDLTHTEDHDDDLYDGDPSTGEMELEDRASLRRVRGLSTELEDVTEVEYRQLRLERVVLVGVWTEGTALQSEASLAELARLAETAGSEVLEGLIQRRPKPDPATYIGSGKVKELRDIVGSTGADTVICDGELSPGQLRQLEEKVKVKVIDRTALILDIFAQHARSKEGKAQVELAQLQYLIPRLRGWGASLSRQAGGRAGGANGGVGLRGPGETKLETDRRRINKRVAKLRREIAAMDTIRETKRGRRLANEVPSVAIVGYTNAGKSSLLNALTGAGVLVEDALFATLDPTTRRAQTTDGRGYTLTDTVGFVRHLPHQLVDAFRSTLEEAADADLLLHVVDGADPAPEEQVSAVREVLGEITRKRKEPLPPELLVINKIDASDEVSLARLRHALAGSVQVSARTGAGIPELVDVLADRLPRPEVTVEVLVPYTRGELVARAHADGEVLEEEHAEDGTRLLVRVRPDLAAALREFETNSTRA; encoded by the coding sequence ATGACAGATCTGACACACACCGAAGACCACGACGACGACCTGTACGACGGTGACCCGTCGACGGGTGAGATGGAGCTCGAGGACCGGGCGTCGCTGCGCCGGGTCAGGGGACTGTCCACGGAGCTCGAGGACGTCACCGAGGTCGAGTACCGGCAACTGCGGCTCGAACGCGTCGTGCTGGTCGGCGTGTGGACCGAGGGCACGGCCCTGCAGTCCGAGGCGTCGCTGGCCGAGCTGGCGCGCCTGGCCGAGACGGCGGGCTCGGAGGTCCTCGAAGGCCTCATCCAGCGGCGGCCGAAGCCGGACCCGGCCACCTACATCGGCTCGGGCAAGGTCAAGGAGCTGCGGGACATCGTCGGCTCCACCGGCGCCGACACCGTGATCTGCGACGGCGAGCTCTCGCCGGGCCAGCTGCGGCAGCTCGAGGAGAAGGTCAAGGTCAAGGTCATCGACCGGACCGCCCTGATCCTCGACATCTTCGCCCAGCACGCCCGGTCCAAGGAGGGCAAGGCGCAGGTCGAGCTGGCCCAGCTGCAGTACCTGATCCCGCGGCTGCGCGGCTGGGGTGCGTCGCTGTCCCGGCAGGCCGGTGGCCGCGCCGGTGGCGCGAACGGCGGCGTGGGCCTGCGCGGTCCCGGTGAGACCAAGCTCGAGACCGACCGGCGGCGGATCAACAAGCGCGTGGCGAAGCTGCGCCGCGAGATCGCCGCGATGGACACCATCCGCGAGACCAAGCGCGGGCGGCGGCTGGCCAACGAGGTGCCCAGCGTGGCGATCGTCGGCTACACCAACGCCGGCAAGTCGAGCCTGCTCAACGCGCTGACCGGGGCCGGGGTGCTGGTGGAGGACGCGCTGTTCGCCACCCTCGACCCGACCACGCGGCGCGCGCAGACCACGGACGGGCGCGGCTACACGCTGACCGACACCGTCGGGTTCGTGCGGCACCTGCCGCACCAGCTGGTGGACGCGTTCCGCTCGACGCTGGAGGAGGCCGCGGACGCGGACCTGCTGCTGCACGTGGTGGACGGGGCCGACCCGGCACCGGAGGAGCAGGTCAGCGCCGTGCGCGAGGTGCTCGGCGAGATCACCCGCAAGCGCAAGGAGCCGCTCCCGCCGGAGCTGCTGGTGATCAACAAGATCGACGCGTCCGACGAGGTCAGCCTCGCCCGGCTGCGGCACGCGCTGGCCGGCTCGGTCCAGGTCTCGGCGCGGACCGGGGCGGGGATCCCGGAGCTCGTCGACGTGCTCGCCGACCGCCTGCCGCGGCCGGAGGTCACCGTCGAGGTCCTCGTGCCCTACACGCGCGGCGAGCTGGTCGCGCGGGCGCACGCGGACGGCGAAGTCCTCGAAGAGGAACACGCCGAGGACGGCACGCGCCTGCTGGTGCGGGTCCGCCCGGACCTCGCCGCGGCTTTGCGCGAGTTCGAGACCAACTCGACCAGGGCCTGA
- a CDS encoding transcriptional regulator has protein sequence MPPEKRRTATEAEAAALASGIRLRIIRLTFSEALTNKELAQRLGRDPATTLHHVRRLVDTGFLAAQPPRRGTRGAREIPYLSTGLSWTLDSCGDKDVEQAVLEAYLAEIADTGFEGVHQTRLVVQVAPEERAELETRLNALLEEFRARPRRPGAERTAVYLATYPST, from the coding sequence GTGCCACCCGAGAAACGACGCACCGCCACCGAAGCCGAGGCCGCCGCGCTGGCCTCCGGAATACGGCTGCGCATCATCCGGTTGACCTTCTCGGAGGCGTTGACGAACAAGGAGCTGGCGCAGCGGCTGGGCCGGGACCCGGCGACGACGCTGCACCACGTGCGCAGGCTCGTCGACACCGGCTTCCTCGCCGCGCAGCCCCCGCGCCGCGGGACCCGGGGCGCCCGGGAAATCCCGTATCTTTCGACGGGCCTTTCGTGGACACTCGACTCATGCGGTGACAAGGACGTGGAGCAGGCGGTACTCGAGGCCTATCTGGCCGAGATCGCCGACACCGGATTCGAGGGCGTGCACCAGACGCGCCTGGTCGTCCAGGTGGCCCCCGAGGAGCGGGCGGAGCTGGAAACCCGGCTCAACGCCCTGCTCGAGGAGTTCCGCGCGCGCCCCCGCCGTCCCGGCGCCGAGCGCACCGCGGTCTACCTCGCCACCTATCCCAGCACGTAA
- a CDS encoding MFS transporter — MRRGSLFFHADFRRLWAGDTASQFGTAVGYTAVPLLAAVTLAATPFEMGLLTAAETVAFLLIGLPAGVWVDRLRRRRVMLTADFVRFALLLSVPLAWWAGVLTLAQLVVVMLVVGVATVFFDVAYQSYLPSLVGREHLLEGNAKLQAVQSVAQVAGPSGAGVLVQLISAASTVLVTAFGYLTSALCLLRIRAAEPAPEPTGHTRLGQQIAEGLRFVFSDKPLRSSVACTATANLFGGAFVAVQVLFFTRTVGLSPALVGVMLAVGGAGGILGAIFSGALTRRIGHARTIWLVPLLSWPAHLLLPWTGADWRLVLAAFGEVVYGFGVIVYNVAQVSYRQAICPDRLLGRMNASVRFLVWGTLPLGGLLGGALGEGLGLRGAIWVAAAGEAAAALWVVCSPLRTMRDLPTAAKSGSPAA, encoded by the coding sequence ATGCGCAGGGGGTCACTGTTCTTCCACGCCGATTTCCGGCGGCTCTGGGCCGGCGACACGGCCAGCCAGTTCGGCACCGCGGTCGGCTACACGGCGGTTCCGTTGCTCGCAGCGGTGACGCTGGCCGCGACACCGTTCGAGATGGGACTGCTCACCGCGGCCGAGACGGTCGCGTTCCTGCTGATCGGGCTGCCCGCCGGGGTCTGGGTGGACCGGCTGCGCCGCCGCCGGGTCATGCTCACGGCCGACTTCGTCCGCTTCGCGCTGCTGCTAAGCGTGCCACTGGCCTGGTGGGCGGGCGTGCTGACGCTCGCGCAGCTGGTCGTCGTCATGCTGGTCGTCGGCGTGGCGACGGTGTTCTTCGACGTCGCCTACCAGTCGTACCTGCCCTCGCTCGTGGGACGGGAGCACCTCCTCGAAGGCAACGCGAAGCTGCAGGCGGTCCAGTCGGTCGCGCAGGTCGCCGGGCCGAGCGGCGCGGGCGTGCTGGTCCAGCTGATCAGCGCGGCCAGCACGGTGCTGGTCACCGCCTTCGGCTACCTGACGTCGGCGCTGTGCCTGCTGCGGATCCGCGCGGCCGAGCCGGCGCCGGAACCCACCGGGCACACGCGCCTGGGGCAGCAGATCGCGGAAGGGCTGCGGTTCGTCTTCTCCGACAAGCCGTTGCGGTCGAGCGTGGCGTGCACGGCGACGGCGAACCTCTTCGGCGGCGCGTTCGTGGCGGTCCAGGTGCTGTTCTTCACGCGCACCGTCGGGCTTTCCCCCGCGCTGGTCGGCGTGATGCTCGCCGTCGGCGGCGCGGGCGGCATCCTCGGGGCGATCTTCTCCGGCGCGCTGACCCGCCGGATCGGGCACGCCCGCACGATCTGGCTGGTCCCGCTGCTGTCCTGGCCCGCGCACCTGCTGCTCCCCTGGACCGGCGCGGACTGGCGGCTCGTGCTCGCCGCGTTCGGCGAGGTCGTCTACGGGTTCGGGGTGATCGTCTACAACGTCGCCCAGGTTTCCTACCGCCAGGCGATCTGCCCGGACCGGCTGCTGGGCCGGATGAACGCGAGCGTCCGGTTCCTCGTCTGGGGCACGCTGCCGCTCGGCGGTCTGCTGGGCGGCGCGCTCGGCGAAGGTCTCGGGCTGCGCGGGGCGATCTGGGTCGCGGCGGCCGGGGAGGCGGCCGCCGCGCTGTGGGTCGTCTGCTCGCCGCTGCGGACGATGCGCGACCTGCCGACCGCGGCGAAAAGCGGTTCTCCGGCCGCCTAG